gagtataaaagcagggaagtcttgctacaactatataaggtattggtgaggtcacacctgaaatactgcgtgcagttttggtttccatatttatgaaagaatatacttgctttggagacagttcagagaaggttcattcggttgattccggggaagagggggttgagtaggttgggcctctactcattggaattcagaagaatgagaggtgatcgtatcgaaacgtataagattatgagtgggcttgacaaagtggatgcagagagaatgtttccactgatgggggagactagaactagaggactatcttagaataaggggccacccatttaaaactgagatgaggagaaatttattttctcagagagttgtggatctatggaattcgctgcctcagagagctgtggaagctgggaacacatttaagacagagatagacagtttcttaaccgataaaggaataaggggttatggggagcgggcagggaagtggagctgagtccatgatcagatcagccatgatcgtattaaatggtggagcaggctcgaggggccgtatggccgactcctgcttctatttcttatgttcttatgtaacacaaaagcaaaatactgcagatgctggaaatttaaaacagaaaatgctggaaacactcagcaggtcaggcagcatgtgtggagggagaaacagagttaatgtttcaggttgatgaccctgcagaagaacataagaaataggagcaggtgtaaccACCTGGcccctgaaactatgtcccctagttttagtttccccctattGTGCTGCTTGCTGATTATATTTAGGAGGCATTTGCTTAAGTGAGGTTTACATGGTTCCGCTGCCtagtctgcctcagtaaccagtttATTTTATTAAACTAAGTTGAAAACACTGGGATAAAATGCATGGCTTGCTTCTCCTGTTTGAGTATTTGGTTATTAATGCAATCAGTTGAGGAATTTCATTCACAAAATAACTGAAAGATTTGTCTGAATTACCACGTAATCCTCAATGTTACCAAAGGGGACACCAGCGTTTAGAGTCACGACTAGAAGATCTAATTGGAATCTCTTTTGAGGTATTTGGGAAAGTGATTAAAAAATTGCCCTTAAAGAGATGAAGGGAACATTTTCAGTAACAAGAAAAGGCATTTGGCCCAACTCCTGCTCCTCCCCTCTTCAAACAGAGACGGCTACAGAACATGTTGGGGTTGAGGAGCATCTGAAAGAGACAGAACAGCTCCTGTATCAGACAGGATCTATCACAATTCCTGTTCCCATCTTCTCCCTGACCTCTGTTGTTTTCCCCACCCTTGCAATCTCCCTGGGAATTGGCATAAAGATTGCTTGGTCAACTGTGCTGTGATTCACACCTCAATCTACACCAATATGATGCAACTGCATTCGGCAATGCTGCAgatcttttaaaaaaatatatatatttaggaAGATGCCGATTTCTAAAGTTCGAGAGTTTTTCCCTGACTGttttgcttgttttcaaatcccaccatgacctcgcccctccctatctctgtaacctcccccatgacctcgcccctccctatctctgtaacctcccccatgacctcgcccctccctatctctgtaacctcctccatggtcttgcccctccctatctctgtaacctcctccatgacctcgcccctccctatctctgtaacctcctccatggtcttgcccctccctatctctgtaacctcctccatgacctcgcccctccctatctctgtaacctcctccatggtcttgcccctccctatctctataatctcttccagccccacaaacctccaagatctctgcgctcctccaattctgccctcctgaacatccccgattttaatcgccccaccattggcggccgtgccttcaactgccgaggccccaagctctggaattcccttcttaaacctctccgcctctctctctctctttaagaagctccttaaaacctacctctttggccaagcttttggtcacctgtcctaatatcttcttatgtagctaagtgtcaaattttgtttgataatgctcctgcgaagtgccttgggacgttttactacattaaaggcgctatataaatgtaagagtaTTAACATGGCTTAGTTAATTCCTTTCACTGAGTGAAAACGTATACCCACCCCATACCCAGTCTAGTCCAGTATCtcactgaggaaagacgttctcacTCGAAGGCACTGACTCTTTCTGGGGTCAGAGGTAATGCTCCCGTATCTCGCCATTTTCCGTGAGTGAATATTGCCGGGGTCCTGTCGTCACCAGTCAGCGCGTGTTCAGCTGGGAGGCGATTGGGGGCCACACAATCCTGGCTGATATTTCTTCTCCCTAACTCAGAGGTGTTGAGATGAATTGTAACAGGAGAgcgattggcagggtagatgctgagaggttgtttcccccaggctggagagtctagaaccagggggtgtagtcccaaaataaggggtcggccatttaagaccgagatattgaatttcttcactcagagggttgtgaatatttggaattctccacccagagggctgtgggatgttgaatcgttgaatatattcaaggctgagacaggtagatttttggaccagaggaatcaacaacaacttgtatttatatagcacctttaacgtagtaacatgtcccaaggcgcttcacaggagtattacgaaataacaaatttggcaccgagccacattagggcaagtgaggtcagttttaaggagcgtcttgaaggaggaaagaaaggtagaaaggtggagaggtttagggagggagttccagagcttggggctcaggcaacagaaggcacggccactgaaggttgagcgattataatcagggatgcacaagagggcagaattagaggagcgcagacatcccgggggtcgtggggctggaagagattacagagatagcgaggggtgaggctatggagggatttgaaaacaaggaggagaattttgaaatcgaggcaatatcaagggatatggggatcgggcaggaaagtggagttgaggtcgatgatcagtcatgatcttactgaatgattcGACGGgttgtatgggctactcctgctcctaatttgtaTGTTCTTAGTGCTCTTCCTCTCAAACTCCAGCGTGGATCAGTTAACTCGATCCTGGCCCTGGCCAGGCATCAAACCTGGGGCTCTCTGGCCTCGTGGCTTAGCAGTAAACAAGGTGGTGCTTTTACCCACTAGGCTTGGGAACAAGTCACCACTTAGTAGATTAGCTAAATTGGACAATGTTTATATTTTAAACAGGTTTAAGGTGCCGGAGCAGCATATTAATGCtgattataactatcaggaaagattgaacaggttggggccctTTTCTCTCGAcatgagaaggctgagggatgacctaatagaggtctttaaaattattgaaagggtttgatagggtacatGTAGATAAGAGatctccacttgtgggggagaccagaactagtggccatcaaggatgtctcggagcgggtgcaggacattctgaaatggaagggagaacagccagttgtcgtggtgcacattggtaccaacgacataggtaaaaaaagggatgaggtcctacgaaacgaatttaaggagctaggagctaaattaaaaagtaggacctcaaaagtagtaatctcgggattgctaccagtgccacgtgctagtcagagtaggaatcgcaggatagcgcagatgaatacatggcttgagcagtggtgcagcagggagggattcaaattcttggggcattggaaccggttctgggggaggtgggatcagtacaaaccggacggtctgcatctgggcaggaccggaaccaatgtcctagggggagtgtttgctagtgctgttggggaggagttaaactaatattgcagggggatgggaacctatgcagggagacagagagagacaaaaatgaggcaaaagcaaaagacagaaaggagatgaggaaaagtgaagggcagagaaacccaaggcaaagaacaaaaagggccactgtacagcaaaattctaaaaggacaaagggtgttaaaaaagcaagcctgaaggctttgtgtcttaatgcaaggagtatccgcaataaggtggatgaattaactgtgcaaatagatgttaacaaatatgatgtgattgggattacggagacgtggctccaggatgatcagggctgggaactcaacatccaggggtattcaacattcaggaaggatagaataaaaggaaaaggaggtggggtagcattgctggttaaagaggagattaatgcaatagttaggaaagacattagcttggatgatgtggaatctatatgggtagagctgcagaacactaaagggcaaaaatcgttagtgggagttgtgtacagacctccaaacagtagtagtgatgttggggagggcatcaaacaggaaattaggagtgcatgcaataaaggtgcagcagttataatgggtgactttaatatgcacatagattgggccagccaaactggaagcaatacggtggaggaggatttcctggagtgcataagggatggttttctagaccaatatgtcgaggaaccaactaggggggagaccatcttagactgggtgttgtgtaatgagagaggattaattagcaatctcattgtgcgaggccccttggggaagagtgaccataatatggtggaattctgcattaggatggagaatgaaacagttaattcagagaccatggtccagaacttaaagaagggtaactttgaaggtatgaggcatgaattggctaagatagattggctaatgatacttaaggggttgactgtggatgggcaatggcagacatttagagaccgcatggatgaattacaacaattgtacattcctgtctggcgtaaaaataaaaaagggaaggtggctcaaccgtggctatctagggaaatcagggatagtattaaagccaaggaaatggcatacaaattggccagaaatagcagcgaacctggggactgggagaaatttagaactcagcagaggaggacaaagggtttgattagggcagggaaaatggagcacgagaagaagcttgcagggaacattaaggcggattgcaaaagtttctataggtatgtaaagagaaaaaggttagtaaagacaaacgtaggtcccctgcagtcagaatcaggggaagtcataacggggaacaaagaaatggcagaccaattgaacaagtactttggttcagtattcactaaggaggacacaaacaaccttccggatataaaagtggtcagagggtctagtaagggggaggaactgagggaaatctttattagtcgggaaattgtgttggggaaattgatgggattgaaggccgataaatccccagggcctgatggactgcatcccagagtacttaaggaggtggccttggaaatagcggatgcattgacagtcattttccaacattccattgactctggatcagttcctatcgagtggagggtagccaatgtaaccccactttttaaaaaaggagggagagagaaagcagggaattatagaccggtcagcctgacctcagtagtgggtaaaatgatggaatcaattattaaggatgtcatagcagcgcatttggaaaatggtgacatgataggtccaaggcagcatggatttgtgaaagggagatcatgcttgacaaatcttctggaattttttgaggatgtttccaataaagtggacaaaggagtaccagttgatgtggtatatttggactttcagaaggctttcgacaaggtcccacacaggagattaatgtgcaaagttaaagcacatgggattgggggtagtgtgctgacgtggattgagaactggttgtcagacaggaagcaaagagtaggaataaatgggtacttttcggaatggcaggcagtgactagtggggtaccgcagggttctgtgctggggccccagttgtttacattgtacattaatgatttagacgaggggattaaatgtagtatctccaaatttgcggatgacactaagttgggtggcagtgtgagctgcgaggaggatgctatgaggctgcagagtgacttggataggttaggtgagtgggcaaatgcgtggcagatgaagtataatgtggataaatgtgaggttatccactttagtggtaaaaacagagagacagactattatctgaatggtgacagattaggaaaagggaaggtgcaacgagacctgggtgtcatggtacatcagtcattgaaggttggcatgcaggtacagcaggcggttaagaaagcaaatggcatgttggccttcatagcgaggggatttgagtacaggggcagggaggtgttgctacagttgtacagggccttggtgaggccacacctggagtattgtgtacagttttggtctcctaacttgaggaaggacattcttgctattgagggagtgcagcgaagattcaccagactgattcccgggatggtgggactgacctatcaagaaagactggatcaactgggcttgtattcactggagttcagaagagtgagaggggacctcatagaaacgtttaaaattctgacgggtttggacaggttggatgcaggaagaatgttcccaatgttggggaagtccagaaccaggggtcacagtctaaggataaggggtaagtcatttaggaccgagatgaggagaaacttcttcacccagagagtggtgaacctgtggaattctctaccacagaaagtagttgaggccaattcactaaatatattcaaaagggagttagatgaagtccttactactcgggggatcaaggggtatggcgtgaaagcaggaagggggtattgaagtttcatgttcagccatgaactcattgaatggcggtgcaggctagaagggcgtaatggcctgctcctgcacctattttctatgtttctatgtttctaatataagatagtcgccaataaatccaatcggtaattcaggagaaacttctttacccggagaggggtgagaatgtggaactcgctgccacagggaggggttgaggcgaatagtatcgatgcatttaaggagaagctggataaacacatgggggagaaaggaatagaaggatatggtgatggggtgagatgaagagggatgggagaggcctggtgtggagcatagaccccggcacggacccgtttctgtgctgtaattccatGAATGTGAGTCAGCAGATAATGTTCCAGACTTGCACTGCTCAATCCCCACTCTCAGTTCCGATGCTTTGCTCCGTGCGCCCCTGGGGCACCTTGCTCACTCCTGTCCCCTTGTTTTGTGAATCAGGCAGCAGAGAGCTTGGACCTGCGTGCCGTGTGGATGGAGTTTCTGTGGAAAGCCATGCAGCTTCCTGGACCGGGGAAAAAGAACTCGGCCTGTACTTGGTGAGCTTTCTTCAGCATCACACATGGTTTCCCCCGAAATCCAGAATATTACTGCAGAATAAACCAGAAGACATCAGAATTTAAATGAGTCGCGGAATCttgaagcacagaaggaggccgtttggcccttcaGTGAAAGAGTGTCCAATTAGACCTACTCCCAGCTTATTCCTCATAACCCTGAAAATTAATCCTTTTCAAATACATGTCCAGTtggcttttgaaagttattgtggaatctgctcccaccgccctttcagatagtgcgttcccgatcacaacaactcgctgcgtaaaacatttttttatctcggctccccctctggttcttttaccaattacctcgGTGTGAAAAGATTTCTCATGTCCCCtctagctcttttgccaattattgtaAATCTATATTAAATCTGGTTACCCTCCCACTTAACAGAGGAAACAGGTTCTCCCTCTTTGCTTTGAGTCCAAAGCGAATTTAAAATTGATATTGGAAGAAATGATTTATTCCGAGTGTTGAATGCTTGGAATAACCTGCCAGACAGAGTATCGGAGACAATATCATTGGGGAAAGTTTAAAATACAGTTGGATGTTGTGATGGGCAGGttagggcaccagagggactggtggCCTCTTGTAACGGATCACCATTACCCACTAAAATGGGACATCCAACAAGgacattttctttaaaaaaatataaGCACTAGTCTTTATTTTTTGAATTGGAAATGCTCCCatagtcagttatcccacctacaaaGCACATGGGAGCAGGAACACCGCACGGGATCTGTTCTATGCTATTTCAGAATCCCAGATGGGAGGTGCAGCAATAAAATGTCTGCCTGAGGGTGGTTACAGGACCCAGCGTTCATGTAACTTGTGCAGCACACACACTTCCTTCAGCTGGCCCTTTACCCGCAGTGGATAAGTGGATTTGTGAGGCCTAGAGATTGATatagagagtgtgtgggtgtgtgtgtgaaaatAGTGGAAAGAGactggtgtgtgggtgtgtgtgtgatataaagagACAGAGTATGTGCGAGAGAGTAAGAGAATGATGGAAGGGGACTCGTGTgttgaaatgtatttgcttcaggagttctttgcttcagaattcatggcAACATGTCGCTatcaagaactggttggtttattaataaaggtttaacaatcaaactacacattaccagttcatccaccaggctcacaaccacctgcctcatcccggatgacctagacccaattggctggggttttattgaggtttgtgaacatcacgtgactggctaagccactcccaactcaacagctctacaaacctgtgagcatcctcaccggtgcatacattacatgtgTGTTATAAAGACACAGGTTACGTGTATGAGAGCATTATAGAAAGAAAGAGATGGGGTTTAAGAGAGTGTGTAAAAGAGTGATCGAAAGAAACGATGTGTGTGTGTCCGTTGGAGGGCGCGAGCGAGACCGGCTGTGTATATGAGCAGTGAGATGGTTGGTACGAGTTGCACTGTGATGGGCTGCCCAATATTGTTCCTACAGTGGGAGGGTTTGGTGGTGAATCGCTCTGAAAATGCCGTCACTCTGAGACACTGTATATCCCTTTTCCAGGCACGACATCCCCTGCCTGATTCAAAGAGCCGCATCGCTTTGTCAGGACAGCACCAAGCGGGAAAATACCTCCGGACCGTCCAGCTCCAGGAATACACGGAGTCAGGATTTCACCTCCGACACGGCACGGCTCCTTCGATTCTCTGCTGCACCTCGGGAGAGTTCGTTTGAGTATTTAGACATTGAAGGTCAGTTACTCATTACTAACAGTAGAAGTGGGTACTGGCTATGAGACTGGGTGGATGTGCTCTCCGCTGCTTTAACTATGGTCTGATGTTTAATTGCAGTTGAACCTTATTATGTGAGCTCCAACAGTATAACGTCATCCAGCacaggggaggaggaggtggataaTGAAAGAGCAACCCTAACTAAAGGTAAGAATGAGAATTTATGGAGTTAGAATTGATAGTATCTGTTTATTTAATTCAATGAATTTATGCAGTTATGTTTTTAGAGTATGAACtatttttaatttaattatgtttACTTTTCCCCAGTCCCACTGGGCTCTGTGAGTGGTCACCCTGCTCCCAGGATCAACCAATGCCTAGAAGAGGTCCTAGTGCATGAGTAAGGCAGTGACATCTCCTCCTCTCCCGTCcccacctcacccctcccctccgctcccctcccctcccttcccctctcctcctctcccctcccctcccctccccacctctccccaccgctcccctccccacccctcccctcccctcccctcccctcccttcccctccccacctctccccaccgctcccctcccttcccctccccacccctcccctcccttcccctcccttcccctcccttcccctcccttcccctcccctccctcccctcccctcccctcccctcccctctccacccctcccctcccctccccgctcccctcgctcccctcccctccccaccccacccctcccttctcctccccacctctccccactgctcccctcccttcccctctcctcctctcccctcccctcccctcccctccccacctctccccacctctcccctcccctcccacccctccccacccctccccacccctccccacccctccccacccctccgcacccctcccctccccacccctccccacccctccccacccctccccacccctccccacccctccgcacccctcccctccccacccctccccacccctcccctcccctccccacctctccccacctctcccctcccctccccacccctccccacccctccccacccctccgcacccctcccctccccacccctccccacccctccccacccctccccacccctcccctcccctctccacccctcccctcccctctccacccctccccacccctctccacccctccgctcccctcccctcccctctcaacccctccgctcccctccccgtccaatttgccttctatcttttcccgcatcacgtatggcaccgctctggccttgtggtgtactggcctggcgtccgggtttatgtgaaccactaccttggcccccatgaaagtgccaatgccgggttgaaatactgagtcaaatttgtccaggatctgtgagcatgatactcactccacagaggaaattgcattgacatcgccccatttccagttcataacagcaagccaactcctccccagtagtgcgggactgtgtcccggaacaacccagagtggcaacctgttctccgaatctttgtgggtcacgactaccgtggcgctgcctagcaccggaatgatctcctttgtgtatgtccgtagctgtgcgtcaatcggcgataattttggcctcctggccttggacacctacaacttttcgaactgtttgatacccatcagggactggctggtttccgtgtctagctccattgatactgggataccattgaggagcactttcatcattatcggtggcgtcctggtgtatgaactgtatacgtgctccacatgaactcgctgaacttcagcttccagcaatttcccccagcgttcatttctgcaatttctgcaggtattttgctcatctctgcaaactccagctgagtgtgtgcctccacgcctccaacatgagctgctgtttgaaacaaaaggtcccttgccagtcgatcgtccctgactgcccctgttattgtccttgagtgcgccattaacaggtgttgatggtcccattactggccgcattgtcccttgcaatggcatgaatcgccgttcagcttgccattgtctctgtcgaactccccctctgggttcgactacatgttggggcatgcccgactgcccttgtctgcctggagaactgtgtgctgctttaacaatattgaatcgctgtcccaaccattccttaacacagtacctctcgtctgttcttcttgtggccatgctcgcgtggtttaaatcccagtttctcatcgccactgatacgtccttactatacagtataaatgcacacgaggcccatgcttgacagaaggtcagtctgtgacctgtcctttattccatagcactcaagtgatggaagtgggtggagcttgccctttaatatctgaaggtccaggttaggagtgtctcgcacaaattcaccacctagtggtcattgttctcacagtgtacaacttaggtcagattatacatgggttacaatgctggttgaatacatgacacactctatccaatctttcctcataactaaaattctccaattAAGCTAACCCTtactacccttgcctaacaaaatggcctccttccgtgctgtattgtTCTATCAGGTGTGATCCAGCCAGCTACAGAGCACAGCTCCCTTCAGACATACAAAAGATGTCTTATCTCCAAGCCTTAGACAAGGATGTTCTACTGTACCAGTCACGTCAGCTTCTGAGTGAGATTCCAAATTTACCGTCTATTGATTGCCGATTCAGTGCTCTGTGTTCATGGCCACCAATGTTAGGTTGTCTCATTCAGGTATAAGATTATTACTTGTGTGTAAGGTGAGAGGAGGTCAGAAGAGGGAGTGCTGAGTGACGTAAAGGTGATGGGAGGCCAGTGTGGGGCAGTCGGCAGTGGTTACAGGaagtagactggggagagaggaacAAATGGTAAGCACTATTATCCCACGTGTGAGTCTGTTGTAAAGGAACCAAAGAaagaaaaattgcatttacatagcgcc
Above is a window of Pristiophorus japonicus isolate sPriJap1 chromosome 16, sPriJap1.hap1, whole genome shotgun sequence DNA encoding:
- the LOC139226233 gene encoding uncharacterized protein, producing MASDENVNDLVFEGYLKKRKDKMKFAWTKYWFRLQNTTLFFFTDKECESCHLRGQYYIYTVQSVREIKVTNHEYSFEIVMKNGKRKLLAAESLDLRAVWMEFLWKAMQLPGPGKKNSACTWHDIPCLIQRAASLCQDSTKRENTSGPSSSRNTRSQDFTSDTARLLRFSAAPRESSFEYLDIEGQLLITNSRSGYWL